In Endozoicomonas sp. GU-1, one DNA window encodes the following:
- a CDS encoding hemerythrin domain-containing protein, translated as MTTVIDRIIKDHQHMARLLDYLDYEVSGYREGSEHNPQLNIIIEALDYMHNYPDAFHHPLESRLMARLRPRLASKEERIQFDMIEDQHRQITAMTQKLVEAFNTVVSDQVIPINLLLAEYTLYSELQREHMELENQYMIPAMQSLLSVDDLVLVDNDLKQMSDPLFGSHLWEVYQNLYQYITERENGVEPVV; from the coding sequence ATGACGACAGTGATTGACCGAATCATCAAAGACCATCAGCATATGGCACGCTTGCTGGACTACCTCGATTACGAGGTCTCTGGTTACCGGGAAGGCAGTGAGCACAATCCTCAGCTGAACATTATTATTGAAGCGCTGGATTATATGCATAACTATCCAGATGCATTTCACCATCCTCTTGAGTCCAGGCTGATGGCCCGGCTTCGTCCACGGTTGGCCAGTAAAGAAGAACGGATTCAGTTTGATATGATTGAGGATCAACACCGGCAGATTACGGCAATGACCCAGAAGCTCGTGGAGGCTTTCAATACCGTTGTTTCTGACCAGGTTATCCCGATCAATCTGCTACTGGCTGAATACACGCTCTACAGTGAATTGCAGCGGGAGCATATGGAACTGGAAAACCAGTATATGATTCCGGCGATGCAGTCCTTATTGAGTGTTGATGATCTGGTACTGGTTGATAATGATCTTAAACAGATGTCTGATCCACTTTTTGGTTCTCATTTATGGGAGGTATACCAAAATCTGT